A window of the Lactuca sativa cultivar Salinas chromosome 5, Lsat_Salinas_v11, whole genome shotgun sequence genome harbors these coding sequences:
- the LOC111910216 gene encoding uncharacterized protein LOC111910216 — MASTACFMIISKNDIPIYEAEVGSAPKKEEAAHQHQFILHAALDVVQDLAWTTSAMFLKSIDRFNDLVVSVYVTAGHTRLMLLHDSRNDDGIKSFFQEVHELYIKILLNPLYLPGSRVTSSHFDTKVRALARKYL, encoded by the exons ATGGCTAGTACAGCTTGCTTTATGATCATTAGCAAAAATGACATTCCTATCTATGAAGCTGAAGTTGGATCCGCTCCTAAA AAAGAAGAGGCTGCACATCAGCACCAGTTCATCCTTCATGCAGCTTTGGATGTTGTCCAGGATCTTGCATGGACTACAAGTGCCAT GTTTTTGAAATCTATCGATAGATTCAATGATTTGGTGGTGTCAGTATACGTTACAGCTGGT CATACACGATTAATGCTGCTTCATGACTCACGTAATGATGATGGGATTAAGAGCTTTTTTCAGGAAGTCCATGAGCTTTATATAAAG ATACTTCTAAATCCTCTCTACCTACCAGGATCCCGTGTAACATCTTCACATTTTGATACCAAGGTAAGAGCCCTTGCAAGAAAGTATCTATGA